The following DNA comes from Rosa rugosa chromosome 5, drRosRugo1.1, whole genome shotgun sequence.
GCTTATCCAGCCACGTCACTGTGGGGTCCACCGTAGCagcccccttttttttttttttttgggagaatgaatgattcatttattcaaaacaaaacatGAGTGGGATTGACCGGCGGTGAACATAACGTCTTCACTCTTCTCCTTACTATCTAAACCAGTTACGGGTCCACTATTCtaatcaaattgtttttttaGGTGGCACTCAGAAAGAGAAACTATGCATGGTCCCCCTGGGGGATTAGCTTCAAACACACCGCGTGGCATCGTTATTGGCTGTTGTGGTAGGATCACCAAATTTATTGAAAATTTTTCTTTCTGAAGTACAAGTAATTCAGTACCTATTATGTGATCTCAATTTTTAATATTGGTAGTTAACTGTTTTTCCTCAATTTTTAATATTGGTAGTTAACTGTTTTTCTAAATAACTAAAAAATGTACTTAAAATCACCTAGTTGTCAACTCTTATTAGTATTCGTTTGAATTCTTTTATCAATTTTGTCTGACAATCTATTTATCGATCGCAAATTCAGCACGTATATAAatttaaagtaaataaaaacaACTTTGAACTTCCACATGCCTATTGTGTTTCGAATATAAAAATTCGTGAATGTAACGTGACATCTATCTCATTGGAGATTTGGAATGGAACAAATTCAACGAGATAGaatattctctttttttttttggaaaggcGAGATAGAATATTCTATGAATAGTGAATCTCTGCCGACTTTACTCTGTAGTAGAGTTACTGAGGCAGGCTCGTTTCCATTAGCATGCATGACCGTGGTGGAGGTAGGTAGGTTGGtggctttttatttttataatttattttttcttaattgAAGCCTTTTGAGTAACATAGTTTTACGACTAATTGAGTTATGGTTTTGTCTTCATGTTTCGAAACGTCTGATTGAAGAAACCGTTATCACTAATAGTGGTCTTTCCCATGATGAAGACAAAGAAACCCGAGTCATTGTGTACGTGTATGTTGCATGACCGCCTCCGTTGGAATGTTGGACTCGGCTAGTTCGATTGAATCTTAgacctttcttttgtttttactttttagaccAAAGAATAGACTATTTCGTTTTGTATTAAGGTCATGTATTAGGGTGCAAACGACGACTTTTGTATTAACTTGGTAAATACAGCTCGTTCTCAAATTTCAAATGAGatcaaagaaaaaataagaTTGAATTCAATTTATTATTCCGAACTTTACACTGAAAGTCATGTCAATTATTAATATTTTAATGTTATCTGCAACACTCATATGATTTGATCAGTTTAGTTCAATCTGTCAATTGTAACCGTTGAGTATTAATATGACTCAAATATAACCCACATTTTTTATGACGTGATGATGACTTGGAATGCCTAATTTGGATATAGTTAGTAAATCTGGAGATTTGGCTTTATTTGAGACCTAATCGCCATTATTCAATCCCAAGTCATCACCACATCATCAAAAAAAGTTGATCATACTCCAGCCATGTTAGTTAAAATTTAATTGGACTCAATTAATCAATTGGCAAGTATAAAAGTGttgttgatgaaattaaaacatGAGGGATTGAGATGATTTTCAAAGTAAAATATAAAATTCAGAATAATACACCGACTCTagttcccaaaaaaaaaaaatgcaatttcATTTGACGTACAAAACATGAATAGATAAGAGAGAGAGCCAGGTAGAAAATGCTCCTATGTCATTTGACTCATTTCATTTAAAAGTACATCTTTTCATAAAGCGAATGCTTTAGATAACGTCTATTTAAAACCATTTAATAATGCTCGATCCATGATGAAAGCTTTTGATAGGGCATCGCCTATGCAATGATATAATGATCATCCATTAGTACTTTGTCTTCAACGAGAAGTTGATGTAATCAACATCTAGTAACATTGCGTGGATTGGAAAACAAAACCCAATATTAGAGGCGAAAGATTTATTCAAACATGTCATCTCCATTTTGCGCTCTAGTCGTTCACATCAAAATTATAGCTTAGCTTTACAAGTCACTCAAGGTAAGGGTCATAAAcaatattaaaaagaaaatcgTTATTCACCACGGGCCAAAAGTCAATTATATACTCATTATTTCATTTATATATATCTTGCGtgtatataaataataaaatttgaATTACAGAATATTGATCAATCTTTTAGGAGTGCGGAGTGTATGATAGACACCAAAAAGTCGAAAACATACATAGTATGTAGTAGTACTCGTACCAAACACATCGAATCGAAGACCAAAATGTTTTGTTTCGAAATTTGGCCCTTCAATCCTCTGCTTTGGTGACTTACCCATGTTAGCATAATCAATTGACAGTGTTTAAACCACAATATTCACCATATCAAGAGGAGAAAAATGCACCCTTACAAAATGGGgtgaaaaaaaagaattttctgTTTCTCATGGGCTCAAGGATCCAATCAGGTCATTCATTACTGCAACCCGGGCCCAATAAGGCCCAAGCTGGGTCAAACCGCGGCACCAAACTCATAGATAACCAGAGGATTTGAGACTTTGCATGTCTTGGAAGCCAGTTCGGGGAGTTTAGGGTTTTCGCATGGTCAAACTGAAGCCCTCGCAATCTTTCGTAAGCAATTCATCTCTGTttaattagggtttttttttattcgcTCAATTTGTGATTTATTTGgttaaagatcaaaactttgaaATCAAAATCTCGTCTTTAGCTCGGATTAGAAAACCAGGCACACTTTCAGagctgttttttatttaatttttttatctaaTATTGTTTGATTCTGCGATTGGATTGCAAATAATTGGTTTCTGTTTCTGGTGGTATATCAGGtttttatgtgaaataatatgtatacGTCCAGAGGGAACAATGCGTATGGACAACAGTCATATGCTGGGCAATCTGCATATGGCCAAAATGTGAGTCTTTATATTTCAAAATTgcgttgtaatttgcagtttttgttgATGTTCGTGTTGGTTTAGTTTCgaattttgataatgttatGTTTAGTGGTTTGGATTTTCGTTACGGATGTGTTTGTGTTAAAAGAACATAAATTTTCtgattgttttggttttgtttattgGAATGTTTATAGTTGGGACCGGGATATCCTGCAAATTCTGTCGGAGGGCCCGATGGGAATGCGCAGCTTCCCATGGTTTCGCGGCATTCAGCAATGTTAGGGGGTTCAGAGGAAGTAGATGCCAACGCGTACAGACCACTTCCTGCAGCTGCAGCTCATTATGGGGGACAGTATAGCTCTCTCTACGGTTCAGCTGCTTTGAGCACTGCACCTCAGGTCAGTGGATTTGTTGTGTAGCCTCTATCATTTTATTGACCTAAAAGTTTGTAGAACAATCATATCGTATTGGCTTGCATTATAATTTTTGTGCTCTGCATAGATAGATCCATGAAAAATCTCCTCTTCTCTCCCTCTTTCTCGTATGGTTCTTTCAGTGGTTCCTATTTCATAATTCACATTGTGGAAAGCATAAAACTTCCAGTTTTTGGTAAACCTGTATCTTTTGATCACTCAAAATATGTAATGTGTCTCCActtttcacattaaaatgcaGTTCGGTGGTTTCCACACTGTCAGTCATAGAAAGTGCTGTTTTTGAGTTATGCGGCAATTCACACATCCAAGTCTTGGGCTTCATGTGGTGCTTAATGTGTGTATTTTTGTGTATAGGCTCCACCCATTGGTGCCAAAGGTTCAGGACCATCGGTTTTGGAAAGTCGTGGCGGCTATGCTTCAGCTAAACAAGATTCGCCAAAATTTTCATCTGGGGACTATATCCCATCTTCAAGTCATGCACAACTGTATGGTGAAAAGGGTCCTGATTATCCAGCAATTGACAGAAGGCAGTTTGGTCGTCAGAGTGCTTATATGGGGAGGGACTTGCAAAGTGAACCAACCAGTCGATTTGCTGATTCTGTTGGTTTCGGTCCTCAGCATCAGGTTTATAATTTCATCTTTTACTCTAGCatgtttatttattcttttctatgttttgtttattattttcttaCATCATCTCCTGTAACAGGCTGAGATTTATGATCGCATTGATAAGGCGGTGCTGCTTCGGCAAGAACAGTTGCTGAAAGCTCACTCTCTGCAATCTGCTTCTCTTGAAGGGAGTGCAAGGTACTTTTATCAGCTGATTTCATATCGCAGATTTAGCTGAAACTTGGTATCCAGTTCTTGGTCAATTTTTATAACTTATAGTTCGTCTTCCTTCCCCATTAACGGTCATTCCTCTCTTTCTCAATAGCTAAATAGTCCTAATATAGACATTGAGTCTGTGTACAGCTATTGGCTAGTAGTTATAACTTACAGTTCATCTTCAGTCCCTATTAATGAATGGCTAAGGCTGTTCTTACCTTTCTATGTAGCTAAAGAGTCCCAATGTAATATTGAATCTGTGTTCAGCTGTGTTAGATGGTGATATATTTCTTATTACACTGAGTAGCAACACTTTGTGGCAGACAAGCTGATTATCTTGCAGCAAGGGGTGCCTCTAGTCGTCATCCCACTCAAGAACTTACTTCTTTTGGAGGAAGAATGGATGGTGATCCTCGCAGTTTATCGATGCTTAGTGGTTCTTCATATGGGGAACAACCTGCTCCATCAATATTAGGGGCAGCTCCACGGAGAAATGCAGATGACCTCTTATATTCACAAAATTCTTCAAATCCTGGTTATGGAGTCAGCCTTCCTCCTGGGAGGGACTATGGCAGCGGAAAAGGGCTCCATGTCCCATCACTTGAGTCAGATTACCCAATTAGCTTGTCTCATGGTGGTCATCCAAGGATCGATGAACGCAAGGATGACAGGGCTAGCTATCTTCAAGAATTTGAACTAAGGGAGGAGGCACGGCGTCGAGATCGTttacgtgagagagagagggatagaGAAAGGGAGAAGGAATGGGAGCGCGAACGTGAACGCGAGCGAGAACGAGAAAGAGAGCGTGAAAGAGGCATTTTGGAGCGGCGGTTGAAGGAAAGAGAGCGAGATCGCAAGCGTGCACTTGACACCAGGCGGGAACGAACTCCACCAAGAGTCTCTAGGGATCGTCGCGGTTCGTCTTTGGTGAAGGAGGGGAGATCTTTACGACGGGATTCCCCACATCATGAAGCTGCGCATAGGTGGATGTTGTTTTATTTTGCGTCCTAGTTGTTAAATAGCTGCTTGTCTTGCAGCCTTTCTAACTTGGTGTTCTGTTATGCTGAAGGCGTCATTCACCCGTTAAAGATAAGAGGAGAGAATATGTCTGCAAGGTAAAGGGACCACTGCAAGAGCTTACCCTTTCAATGCTTTTTCCAATCTGCCTTTAGTTCTGGTGGGATTTGGAATTAGTTACTGGTTTTTATCATGCTTTTAGTTTATACTTCCTGGATATCCCAACCTTTCTCACTCCGATTTCTTCATTTCTCTTCATTATTGCTTCCTCTTTATCTCTTGGTTCTGCGTTCCTTGGCTTCATACTTTCGCTGGGTCTGCCACATTTCTTGGCTCCTGCCTTTTCTCAGTACATCTTCTTTTTTCTGCCTCATggcctttttcttttatttgttggaTTGAATTGCACATCCCTGCCTATGGAGACTTTTGCTAACTGTTGAGTGTCAGGATTATATAAATCCTAAACTTCCATCCAACCTGTTATATAGTATTCTGGTTCTTAGTTGAAGGTGAATGGTTTTCAGTTGTGCTTGTTGTAGCTGTTGCAGTTGAAGAAACTCACTTTCTGAACAGGGAAATGATTGAACTCTGGAAACCCAAAACACAGTCTATGAAATTTTATCTATGTGGTGGGCTGATTAGGCAATGTAAATTGCTGAGTTTCTTGACGACTAACAACATCATCTTTTTGCAGGCTTACTCATCCAGCCTGATAGATGTAGAAAGGGATTATCTTTCAATGGATAAACGATATCCCAGGCTCTTTATACCCTCAGAATTCTGCAAGGTTTgtctctatttttcttttctcacttcTTAGATGGTTAAGTACATAATATTTAAATGGTTAAGTACATAATATTTAAGTGTGACATTTTGGTGTCTTAGGCTGTGGTGAACTGGCCAAGGGAGAACCTTCAACTTTCTATCCGGACTCCTGTCAGGTACCATGATTCTGAAGTTGTATTGGTCAAGTTATTTTCAAAAGATCTTATTTTGCTTCAGGATATGGAATCCTTTAGCTTTTTTTAAAAACACATATTAGTGCTTTgcgtattattattattattaatttttttttcaaagaagtGTAAGCCTAATATGTTGTCACAGTTTTGAGCATGATTTTGTGGAAGAAGAGGGTGCAGTTGTAATGAAAGAGCCAACAACTAAAATATTTGCTGAAGAACCTGCAAAATCAGGAGGTGGGAATATTGTGTGGAATGTGAAGGTAGGTTACTTCTCTGACCTTCCTCCTTGCGTTTCCTTTTCTTTAAATTACCCAAAAGTTAGGTAACTAACCAGTGTCAATTCCTGGAATAGAGAAATATTTGGAACCTTCTTCAAATTAGAGGTTACATTCAACATAATTGAAGATTCTAAGCACGATCGTTGTTAGTTTTGTTTCTGTTAATACATAGGATCCTGATATTTTCGGTTTTCTTTCTGTTAGTACAGAGAATCATGACTATCCTACTTTTCTATCCCTCTTTCAGATTATCTTGATGAGTGGGATAAGCAAGAATGCTTTGGAGGAGCTGTCATCTGAAAGAAGTTCTGATGATCGCATACCCCATATCTGCAATATCATTAGGTTTGCCATTCTTAAAAAGGACCGCTCATTCATGACAATTGGTGGTCCATGGAATTCCACTGATGGTGGTGATCCATCAGTTGATGATAGCTCTTTAATTCAAACTGCAATAAGGTTTGTGCTGCATGCTATCTATTATTCAGTGGCAAAGACAATACTGCTTTTGGTATTATACTGAATGATCTTATCTCTGTAGATATGGAAAGGATGTTGCGAAACTTGATCTGCAGAACTGCAAGAACTGGAATCGTTTTCTTGAGGTATAGCTTTTTCCCTATAATTATTGTGATGGTTAAGTAGTTGCAAGTCAGTTTGATTTTTCCGGGTCAAATTGACTAGGTTTTCATTATATTTGGCATGTGCAGATACACTATGATAGAATTGGGAAAGATGGATTCTTTAGCCATAAAGAGATTACTGTCATATTTGTCCCAGATTTGTCTGAGTGTCTCCCTTCATTGGATGCATGGCGAGACCAATGGCTTGCTCACAAGAAAGCTGTTGCAGAAAGAGAGCGTCAGCTTTCTCTGAGAAAAGAGGTTGGTTGTTTTATTGTGTTATACCTGCAGTTTCCCTGGGTTCTGTATGATTTTATTCCAGTATAATATGTTCTCTTCCTTTTATTTATCGTCTCATAACTTTGAACATCAAACTTGGCTTGGTTGCTGTTTGTTTTACCTGCTTTAATAGTAGTATATTTGTTTTTCAGAGATCAAGGGAAAAGGAAATGCTCAAAGGTAAATGGAGCCATTGAACTAATTGTACATGTGTTGCATCTTTTGTCTTGATTTTCATTGATGGTTATGCTTGTATCATTCATTTCTGTTTGTTTCTGATTTAGATAAGGAGATTGAAtcctcaaaacaaaaaagaacagacaaagaagaaaaaaagaaagagtcTGCATCTACTGGAGAAGCAAAAGAAGTTAAGAACAAGGGACAAGATGGTAGTAATTCGAATGGGAGTGCATCTGAAGGAAAGGGTGATATGAATGATAAGAAGATTGAGAAAAAAGATGACAGTGGTGGTGAGAAAAGCAGTGAGACACGCAGCAATGAGGAAAATAAGGAACAGGTAGAAGCTGCTGAAATTCAGACACCTAGAAGTGCGAAGtctgggaagaagaagattgtaAGAAGGGTTGTCAAACAGAAGGTTGTAGGTAAGTTAGCCAGTGATAGTACAACCAAGCAACCTGACAATGTGGGTGAGAAGAGTAATACTGAAGGGGCAAAAGAAAATCCAGAGACTCCAGGTGAAGAGGAGTCTTCAGCTGATCCTACTGCGACCAAAACCTTTAAGAGAAAAAGACTTGTTAAAAAGGTTTTAGTGGTGAAGGCTGCTCAGAATGAAGATAATATAGACACAAAGGTGAAAGTTGGGCAGGAAACTGGCTGCACTGAGGAGAAAGCTGAACCAAGCAGTGGTCCAGCCATGCAAGATACTAATGCAAAAACTGTAGTcaagaagaaaataattaagAAGGTTGCTAAAAGAAAGGTTGCTGATGTGGAACTGAGCAAAGCGATTGATGACGATGAGAAAAATGTTGTCGGAGATGAAACAGAAAGTACACAGAAAAAAACAGCAGGTGTGGAAAAGCCAGCAAGTGAACTTACAGAATCAGGAAGTAAAGTGGTTTCTAAAACAAAGGGGTCAAAAACAGAAGTATCTGAAAAGCAAAATGATGTGGTCAGTTCAATTAAACCAGAGACAAAAGATGTTAAGGAGGATAAGAAAGATGAGAAGCGAACTGGTGACAAAAGTGGCTCTGTTACTAAAGCAGAGAGGAGCAAATCAAAAGATGCTGAAAAATCCAAAGATGAGAAAGACAAAAAGGAGAGAGATGGAAAAGCTGAGTCTAGGGCCAAATCAAATAGAGAAGTGAAAGAAACGAGAAAGCCTGAAGAACCACCTCGACACCCTGGATTAATTCTACAAACAAAATTCAGCAAGGAATCCAAAGTAGGCTGATTATAACTTGACTTGCACAGTACTGTATATCACATGTAGTCCATATAGTTTGCATTTTCCCTTTATCCAGTAACCCCTTCCTGTTCTCCTAATTATGTGGTAATTTGCTGCAGCTGCGTTCATCATCACTTTCACTTGATTTACTATTGGACTATACTGACAAGGATATCGAAGAATCAACATTTGAGGTATGTCTTCTGTTCTTCATGTCTGCATTGATAATATTAATACTGGTCTCTACCGTCTGGTtcacctgaattttttttttgtttgaggaAAAATAGAGCTAATTGTTCTGTGCAATCTTTCCTTATATCTCCCATTCTCTCAGCTTTCAGTATTTGCTGAAACATTCTATGAGATGCTCCAGCATCAAATGGGATGTCGTCTTCTAACATTTCTCCAGGTTGGTTTAATATTGTTTATCTGAATATGCATTTggttaaattttctttttctttaatagCTGATGCATCTTCTTGGAATCCTTTTTTTCTTGTATAGAAACTGCGAATAAAATTTGTGACAAAAAGAAACCAACGCAAGAGGCAacgagaagaagaaaatgttgAGAAAGCAAATGATGAAAACTCATCAGCAAAGCGCCCGAAGACGGATGAGCTCCCGGTGAAAGATCAGCCTGCTAAATCATCTGAAACTTTGAGTGCAACTCAGCCTGATGTCGTGAAACAGGAGGAAGAAAAAGCTATAACTATCTCCAAGGAGAGTAGTTCTGTTGATCATGTTGATGAGGTGAAAATGGAGCAGGTAACAGATGATGAGGAAGATCCAGAGGAAGATCCTGAAGAATATGAACCAATGGAGGATGGACGTGCTCAACATGACTCCAATGAAAATATTGAGGAAGAAGGGAAAAGCAATGTGAATGCTGTGCCTGGAAATGAGAAGGATGAAGTCAATGTTAAGGAAGAAAAGGACGTGAAGGCCGAAGAAACAAAGGCCAAACCAGAAGCAGATGCATGTCAGAAAAAAGAGGAGAAAGTTGATACAGACAAGAAAGAAACTCCCCGGGCAAAGGAGGTTGTTGACAAGGAACTACTACAGGTATATTCTCAGAGACTGGGAGACATTCTTGCAACTTTGGTTTATTTTAGTTTTGGAACATTTGTGTTCTCTGTTTATCAATGAACTTATGACAACCTTGgcttttcttgttttttctaTCTAAAACAGGCTTTTAGGTTCTTTGACAGGAATCAAGTCGGCCACATTAGGGTAAGAAGCAATCTTCTATGTGTATATTTGTTTTGTGAAATCAATACAAAATTTAActagttttttgttttatttctaggTTGAAGATATGAGATTGATAATCCATAACTTGGGAAAGTTCCTCTCACACAGGGATGTCAAGGTGAGAATCTGTAAATTTGctgtttcttttctcctttCTATTCTTGGCATCTTTGTTCATACTTTGGTTTATCTGCATCAGGAACTCGTGCAGAGTGCATTAATAGAGAGCAACACAGCTAGGGATGACCGCATTCTTTACAAAAAGCTGGTGCGGATGATTGACATTTGAGATCTGAAGTAATGAAGTATACTTGAATTTTCCTTTGGAAGTCATTTTTCTTGCAGTATTGTATTTCCCTTGAAAACTGAAAGTCAAGGGTCAGGTTCAATGAACTTTAGATAGAGGGCTAGAATATTGTATTGCATCATTGCCCCTGTGATTGCAGTCTGTCTATTTACTGATTAAAATGACATGCAGCAGTTGTATGGTCTGGTATAGGGATGAACACTATTTTGCTATTCAAATAAAAAAGTTCAGATTTTGGCATATTCTCTAATGAGTTGCACCGGAAATCTTAAAAGTTCAGATTTCTCTCTTCTGAAGAATGGTTTTGCTAAAAACATTGAAAAGTTCTGGAAATCTTGTTTATGACTCGCACATAAAATGAACTGACATTAGCGAAATTGTGCGCGTTTCTTGCACAAGTCTCAAGTCTGGTTGAGAGATTGAGTTAACCCAAAATTTAATCTTA
Coding sequences within:
- the LOC133712900 gene encoding protein SHORT ROOT IN SALT MEDIUM 1, with translation MYTSRGNNAYGQQSYAGQSAYGQNLGPGYPANSVGGPDGNAQLPMVSRHSAMLGGSEEVDANAYRPLPAAAAHYGGQYSSLYGSAALSTAPQAPPIGAKGSGPSVLESRGGYASAKQDSPKFSSGDYIPSSSHAQLYGEKGPDYPAIDRRQFGRQSAYMGRDLQSEPTSRFADSVGFGPQHQAEIYDRIDKAVLLRQEQLLKAHSLQSASLEGSARQADYLAARGASSRHPTQELTSFGGRMDGDPRSLSMLSGSSYGEQPAPSILGAAPRRNADDLLYSQNSSNPGYGVSLPPGRDYGSGKGLHVPSLESDYPISLSHGGHPRIDERKDDRASYLQEFELREEARRRDRLRERERDREREKEWERERERERERERERERGILERRLKERERDRKRALDTRRERTPPRVSRDRRGSSLVKEGRSLRRDSPHHEAAHRRHSPVKDKRREYVCKAYSSSLIDVERDYLSMDKRYPRLFIPSEFCKAVVNWPRENLQLSIRTPVSFEHDFVEEEGAVVMKEPTTKIFAEEPAKSGGGNIVWNVKIILMSGISKNALEELSSERSSDDRIPHICNIIRFAILKKDRSFMTIGGPWNSTDGGDPSVDDSSLIQTAIRYGKDVAKLDLQNCKNWNRFLEIHYDRIGKDGFFSHKEITVIFVPDLSECLPSLDAWRDQWLAHKKAVAERERQLSLRKERSREKEMLKDKEIESSKQKRTDKEEKKKESASTGEAKEVKNKGQDGSNSNGSASEGKGDMNDKKIEKKDDSGGEKSSETRSNEENKEQVEAAEIQTPRSAKSGKKKIVRRVVKQKVVGKLASDSTTKQPDNVGEKSNTEGAKENPETPGEEESSADPTATKTFKRKRLVKKVLVVKAAQNEDNIDTKVKVGQETGCTEEKAEPSSGPAMQDTNAKTVVKKKIIKKVAKRKVADVELSKAIDDDEKNVVGDETESTQKKTAGVEKPASELTESGSKVVSKTKGSKTEVSEKQNDVVSSIKPETKDVKEDKKDEKRTGDKSGSVTKAERSKSKDAEKSKDEKDKKERDGKAESRAKSNREVKETRKPEEPPRHPGLILQTKFSKESKLRSSSLSLDLLLDYTDKDIEESTFELSVFAETFYEMLQHQMGCRLLTFLQKLRIKFVTKRNQRKRQREEENVEKANDENSSAKRPKTDELPVKDQPAKSSETLSATQPDVVKQEEEKAITISKESSSVDHVDEVKMEQVTDDEEDPEEDPEEYEPMEDGRAQHDSNENIEEEGKSNVNAVPGNEKDEVNVKEEKDVKAEETKAKPEADACQKKEEKVDTDKKETPRAKEVVDKELLQAFRFFDRNQVGHIRVEDMRLIIHNLGKFLSHRDVKELVQSALIESNTARDDRILYKKLVRMIDI